One region of Bartonella alsatica genomic DNA includes:
- a CDS encoding HesA/MoeB/ThiF family protein, whose protein sequence is MGQHYILGKYTRVLMREEDAIFGAGSKQFVINEKKDWENFVLLAAQWIEKKTIKEAYNSLSSVMLREDFNYAFDFLFSNHFLVLAETSNNIFNHRYSRNHLHYQSYGMDPESVQHILSQKVVVILGCGGIGNHVSVILASSGVGKLILVDNDVIEITNLSRQILFTEQDIELPKTTVLQRELTRRNSQIEISELQMSITTKEDINKLPRADLWIISADTPDQLVPWINEWCVKNKQAYINSGYVNDIAVFGPFYIPGKTGCYACSSSIGNLPLKSDGLIYEACAAINNNFKVATFPPVNALSAAMCANDALKFLGDYGDLLSTDRRVGIWSSKLFIEERSLKKNPHCKVCGTKQ, encoded by the coding sequence ATGGGACAGCACTATATTTTAGGGAAATATACCCGTGTTCTTATGCGTGAAGAAGATGCAATTTTCGGTGCTGGTTCAAAACAATTTGTTATTAATGAGAAAAAAGACTGGGAAAATTTTGTACTTCTCGCCGCACAATGGATCGAGAAAAAGACGATAAAAGAAGCGTATAATTCGCTATCTTCAGTTATGTTAAGAGAAGATTTTAACTATGCGTTTGACTTTCTTTTTTCTAACCATTTCCTTGTTTTAGCAGAGACATCGAACAATATTTTCAATCATCGGTATTCTAGAAATCATCTCCATTATCAAAGTTACGGTATGGATCCAGAGTCCGTTCAGCATATCCTTTCACAAAAAGTTGTGGTCATTTTAGGATGTGGCGGAATCGGTAATCATGTATCAGTGATCCTTGCATCTTCTGGGGTGGGGAAATTAATTCTTGTCGATAATGATGTGATCGAAATAACCAATCTTAGCAGACAAATTCTTTTTACTGAACAAGATATAGAGCTTCCTAAAACAACTGTTCTTCAACGTGAGTTGACACGCAGAAACAGTCAAATCGAGATTAGTGAATTACAAATGTCAATCACTACAAAAGAAGATATTAACAAATTGCCCAGAGCCGATTTGTGGATCATTTCTGCTGATACACCTGATCAGCTGGTACCATGGATAAATGAATGGTGTGTAAAAAATAAACAAGCTTATATAAATTCTGGTTATGTCAATGATATCGCTGTATTTGGACCTTTTTATATACCTGGAAAAACCGGTTGCTACGCATGCAGCTCATCCATAGGAAACCTCCCCCTAAAAAGCGACGGTTTAATCTATGAGGCTTGCGCTGCTATTAATAATAATTTTAAAGTTGCGACATTTCCCCCTGTAAATGCTCTTTCAGCAGCCATGTGTGCTAACGATGCTCTTAAATTCTTGGGTGATTATGGTGATCTACTTTCCACTGATCGTCGTGTGGGGATATGGAGTAGCAAACTTTTCATAGAAGAGCGTTCCTTAAAAAAGAACCCTCACTGTAAAGTCTGTGGAACAAAACAGTGA